The Oceanococcus sp. HetDA_MAG_MS8 genome window below encodes:
- a CDS encoding LysE family translocator produces MDATQVLAFALSFFVIALSPGLCMTLALSLGIRIGLRRSLWMMLGELIGITLVGAAALAGVGTLLMQSPAVFSVAKLLGAAFLLWSAWGAWNSPAPISLDSPELVVGVSQLFSQGFVTAALNPKAWVFFAALLPPFINPQQPLLPQACVLLGLMVVIEFCCLLIYAQGGRVLRDSLVQRGLGQWLNRTSAVLMAGVAMWLILS; encoded by the coding sequence ATGGACGCTACTCAGGTGCTCGCCTTTGCCTTGAGCTTCTTTGTGATTGCCTTGAGCCCTGGGCTCTGTATGACCTTGGCGCTGTCGCTAGGTATCCGAATCGGGCTGCGCCGCAGCTTGTGGATGATGCTGGGGGAGCTCATTGGGATTACCCTGGTCGGTGCTGCCGCTCTGGCCGGCGTTGGTACTTTGCTCATGCAGTCGCCCGCTGTGTTTTCCGTCGCAAAGCTGCTGGGCGCTGCCTTCCTGTTGTGGTCGGCATGGGGCGCTTGGAATTCCCCTGCGCCCATTTCCCTGGACAGCCCTGAGCTTGTCGTCGGGGTTTCCCAACTGTTTTCCCAGGGCTTTGTGACCGCCGCATTGAATCCCAAAGCCTGGGTATTTTTTGCGGCGTTGCTGCCGCCATTCATCAACCCACAGCAACCGCTGTTACCGCAGGCCTGCGTCCTGCTGGGCCTGATGGTGGTCATCGAGTTTTGCTGTCTGCTGATCTACGCCCAGGGCGGCCGGGTGCTGCGCGACTCCTTGGTTCAGCGTGGATTGGGACAATGGCTTAACCGTACCAGCGCAGTCTTGATGGCGGGCGTCGCCATGTGGTTGATACTGAGTTGA